The proteins below come from a single Limnobaculum xujianqingii genomic window:
- a CDS encoding fimbrial protein has product MKKYVLFSTALACTALSPIVFAEDGKVNFKGTILESACTVESSSQNLDVNLGRVSKTVFTAAGDTSSPMPFSLKLENCPTDVLTSGVAVRFEGTTVSGKTDILDITGGAAGVGVQIKDKAGQKIVLGSESTTYTPLVAGDNTLDFTAYYVSTSTTVTAGAANAVANFTIIYP; this is encoded by the coding sequence ATGAAAAAATATGTTTTGTTTTCCACCGCTTTAGCTTGTACTGCTTTAAGCCCGATCGTTTTTGCTGAAGATGGTAAAGTCAATTTCAAAGGTACGATTTTGGAATCAGCTTGTACTGTTGAAAGCAGCAGCCAAAATTTAGATGTTAATTTAGGTCGAGTGTCTAAAACTGTATTTACTGCAGCGGGTGATACATCTTCACCAATGCCATTTAGCCTGAAGTTAGAAAACTGCCCTACAGACGTTCTGACATCGGGTGTTGCGGTTCGTTTTGAAGGAACAACCGTATCTGGAAAAACCGATATTCTGGATATTACCGGTGGTGCTGCTGGTGTTGGTGTTCAGATCAAAGATAAAGCAGGTCAAAAAATTGTATTAGGTTCTGAGTCTACAACCTACACCCCTCTGGTAGCAGGAGATAATACTCTGGACTTTACTGCTTATTATGTTTCAACCAGTACAACAGTTACAGCTGGTGCAGCTAATGCAGTAGCAAACTTTACCATTATTTATCCTTAA
- a CDS encoding fimbria/pilus outer membrane usher protein, whose translation MKRISNGHTQVNGSRGFKLTLLAFHLALLLGGINQVCAEEYFNPALLSLDKQDLAGTDLSVFEQDGPQAPGQYRVDLYLNNEMVESLEIDFQLQQGQDGKQTLLPCLSAGMLEGLGVKSGLISSTKDDTQCVNLAQIIPLASTDFNFSQQRLNLSIPQAALNSQARGYVSPDKLDQGISALLLNYSFSGSNSRISDRDDQDSSNYYLNLRSGLNVGAWRLRNYSTWNRDSDGNDKWDSINTYVQRDIIPLKSQLVIGDSYSSSDMFDSVPFRGVQVASDDDMLPDSMRGYSPVVRGIANTNAQITIHQNGYQIYQSYVPPGAFEITDLFSTASSGDLTVTVKEADGTEQNFTVPYAAVPVLQREGRFKYSITGGEYRPSNSDVDKKAFGQLTAIYGLPWNTTIYSGAQIASNQYQSLLFGLGKNMGTIGALSVDVTNSNASLKDQSGQQGQSWRVRYNKNFVDTGTNFALAGYRYSTSGFYTLQETLNSYTGNYEAGNSFYDHKKSRSELMLSQHLGKSAGSLSISLINEDYWNDQRNTQSASIGYSNNWNSISYGMNYTYSKNSADSNGDKTNNTDQIFSLNISVPLDRWLSNSYANYSLNSSRHGKTSNTVGLGGTALENNNLSYNVSQGYTSQGEGISGNAGVDYRGRYGRVNAGYSNDSNMQRLNYGLEGGVLVHSDGVTLSQSLGETVALVKAPGADDVGVTNNTGVRTDWRGYAVVPYVTAYRKNVVTLDTASFADDVDMTIASQTLTPTRGAVVRAEYDTNVGQRMLMTLLQKNNQPVPFGAVIAVMGNKKSQAGIVGENGQVFMTGMDAKGQLKAKWGNSSSEQCSVNYNNTQDTPETGIYMLNAVCE comes from the coding sequence ATGAAAAGAATAAGTAATGGACACACTCAAGTTAATGGATCTCGTGGTTTTAAACTGACATTACTTGCTTTTCATCTTGCTTTGTTGCTGGGAGGCATTAATCAGGTTTGTGCTGAGGAGTATTTTAATCCAGCTTTATTATCTTTAGATAAACAAGATTTAGCGGGCACTGACCTTAGCGTTTTTGAACAGGATGGTCCACAGGCACCCGGTCAGTATCGGGTTGATCTCTATCTTAATAATGAGATGGTGGAATCATTAGAAATTGATTTTCAGTTACAGCAAGGTCAGGACGGAAAACAAACTCTGTTACCTTGCCTGAGTGCCGGAATGCTTGAAGGATTAGGGGTGAAGTCGGGGCTTATTTCGTCTACTAAAGACGATACGCAATGCGTCAACCTGGCTCAAATTATTCCTTTGGCATCAACAGATTTTAATTTCAGCCAACAGCGTTTGAACTTAAGTATTCCTCAGGCTGCACTAAACTCTCAGGCTCGTGGCTATGTATCACCTGACAAATTAGATCAGGGAATTAGCGCACTCTTATTGAACTATAGCTTTAGTGGCTCTAACAGCAGAATCAGCGATCGTGACGATCAGGATAGCAGTAATTATTATTTGAATTTGCGCTCGGGACTTAATGTCGGTGCCTGGCGATTACGTAACTATTCAACCTGGAATCGCGACAGTGATGGAAATGATAAATGGGATTCCATCAATACTTACGTTCAGCGCGATATTATTCCGCTGAAAAGTCAGTTGGTCATTGGTGATAGCTATTCATCCAGCGATATGTTTGACAGCGTGCCTTTCCGCGGTGTTCAAGTCGCTTCTGATGATGATATGTTGCCCGACAGTATGCGTGGCTATTCCCCGGTGGTCAGAGGTATTGCCAATACTAATGCTCAAATCACTATTCATCAAAATGGTTATCAGATATATCAAAGCTATGTTCCTCCAGGTGCATTTGAGATTACCGACCTGTTTTCAACAGCCAGCAGTGGCGATCTTACCGTTACGGTAAAAGAAGCCGACGGTACGGAACAGAATTTTACGGTTCCTTATGCCGCTGTTCCGGTTTTACAAAGAGAGGGACGTTTCAAATACAGCATTACTGGTGGGGAATACCGCCCCTCAAATTCAGATGTGGATAAAAAAGCGTTCGGTCAGTTAACCGCTATTTATGGTTTGCCGTGGAATACCACTATTTACAGTGGGGCGCAGATCGCCAGTAATCAATATCAGTCTTTGTTATTCGGCCTTGGCAAAAATATGGGCACCATAGGCGCGCTTTCAGTTGATGTAACTAATTCAAACGCCTCACTGAAAGATCAATCCGGCCAGCAAGGGCAATCCTGGCGGGTGCGCTATAACAAAAACTTTGTTGATACCGGAACTAACTTTGCGCTGGCAGGATACCGTTACTCCACATCAGGCTTTTATACGTTACAAGAAACGTTAAACAGTTATACCGGTAATTACGAAGCAGGAAACAGTTTTTACGATCATAAGAAAAGCCGTTCGGAGCTGATGCTAAGTCAGCATTTAGGTAAATCGGCGGGTAGCCTTTCGATAAGTTTGATAAATGAAGATTACTGGAATGACCAGCGAAACACTCAGTCTGCCAGTATCGGGTATAGCAATAATTGGAACAGTATTAGCTATGGAATGAATTATACCTATAGCAAAAACAGTGCGGATAGTAACGGCGACAAAACAAATAATACCGATCAGATTTTCTCTTTGAATATCAGTGTGCCGTTAGACCGTTGGCTATCTAATAGTTATGCCAACTATAGCCTGAACAGCAGCCGTCATGGCAAAACTTCGAATACTGTGGGACTAGGCGGCACTGCACTGGAAAATAATAATCTCAGCTATAACGTCAGTCAGGGGTATACCAGCCAGGGGGAAGGCATCAGCGGTAATGCTGGCGTGGACTACCGGGGAAGATATGGCCGGGTTAATGCTGGCTACAGTAACGATTCAAATATGCAGCGGTTGAACTATGGCCTGGAAGGCGGGGTATTGGTACATAGCGACGGCGTCACTTTATCCCAATCATTGGGAGAGACGGTGGCGTTAGTAAAAGCGCCAGGTGCTGATGATGTCGGTGTGACTAACAATACCGGCGTTCGTACCGACTGGCGTGGATATGCTGTTGTTCCTTATGTGACGGCATACCGTAAAAATGTCGTCACGCTGGATACCGCTTCTTTTGCTGATGATGTTGATATGACAATAGCCAGTCAAACACTAACACCAACCAGAGGAGCGGTGGTGCGTGCTGAATATGATACTAACGTAGGGCAGCGAATGCTGATGACGTTATTACAGAAGAATAATCAGCCAGTTCCTTTTGGTGCTGTTATTGCTGTGATGGGCAATAAAAAGAGTCAGGCAGGAATAGTGGGTGAAAATGGCCAGGTCTTTATGACAGGCATGGATGCTAAGGGGCAACTGAAAGCGAAATGGGGAAATTCTTCATCTGAACAGTGCTCCGTTAATTATAACAATACGCAAGATACCCCAGAAACGGGAATTTATATGCTGAATGCGGTGTGTGAATAA
- a CDS encoding fimbrial protein, producing MMKTKINWLKLFFILTLISQNAWAENITVNIEGRVLASPCVVDTKNQTVDFGKMSAVDLQQPGSYSPAIKNFRITVKDCPESTTSVKAQFSGLSYPDDNSGYGSSGSAQNIGIKVIPANSGWSDNSLSPIDGSWVKGISSITHSADFDFQARVYSATGNATSGSIYGAMLVTFIYD from the coding sequence ATGATGAAGACCAAAATTAATTGGCTGAAGTTATTCTTTATTTTGACTCTCATTAGTCAGAATGCATGGGCAGAAAATATTACGGTCAACATTGAGGGACGAGTTTTGGCCTCACCCTGTGTCGTTGATACCAAAAACCAAACTGTGGATTTTGGCAAGATGTCAGCGGTCGATCTTCAGCAACCAGGGTCATATTCCCCGGCGATTAAGAATTTTAGAATTACCGTTAAGGATTGTCCCGAAAGTACAACCTCAGTGAAGGCTCAGTTCTCCGGGCTATCTTATCCTGATGATAATTCAGGCTATGGTAGTTCAGGAAGTGCACAGAATATTGGTATCAAAGTAATACCAGCAAACTCAGGCTGGAGTGATAACTCTTTATCACCAATAGATGGAAGCTGGGTTAAAGGCATTTCATCGATAACGCATTCAGCTGATTTTGATTTTCAGGCTCGTGTTTATAGCGCCACGGGAAATGCCACGTCAGGCAGCATATATGGTGCGATGTTGGTTACTTTCATCTATGACTGA
- a CDS encoding fimbrial biogenesis chaperone: MKKSIKLLIATLLVSLSGVTQAGVVIGGTRLIYDGAKKESTINISNLDNSAYLIQSWVDSQEGVTEKAPFVVTPPLFRLNGGGQENVLRIVRAGGDLPQDKESLFWLNIKSIPSADKKENSLQIAVKTRIKLIYRPKELTGTLEEAAQELKWQRDGNGFSVTNNSPYYITFFTIKINGSTVPDSTMVAPHSSTSFKSLAKNSSGKLSWQIINDYGGVSKTYTGSL, encoded by the coding sequence ATGAAAAAAAGTATTAAACTATTAATAGCGACATTGCTGGTTTCACTGAGTGGAGTGACTCAGGCTGGCGTAGTTATTGGTGGAACTCGTCTTATTTATGATGGTGCAAAAAAAGAGTCCACTATTAATATCAGTAATCTTGATAATTCAGCTTATTTAATACAGTCCTGGGTTGATAGTCAGGAAGGTGTAACAGAAAAAGCACCCTTTGTTGTTACTCCTCCATTATTTCGTTTAAATGGAGGTGGGCAAGAGAATGTATTACGTATTGTTAGAGCAGGTGGTGATTTACCGCAAGATAAGGAATCCTTGTTTTGGCTAAATATTAAATCAATTCCTTCTGCGGATAAAAAAGAAAATTCATTGCAAATTGCAGTGAAAACGCGAATTAAATTAATTTATCGTCCCAAAGAATTAACTGGAACGTTAGAAGAGGCTGCTCAGGAATTAAAATGGCAGCGCGACGGTAATGGTTTTAGCGTCACAAATAACTCTCCTTATTACATTACTTTTTTCACTATAAAGATTAATGGATCCACCGTTCCTGATTCTACGATGGTCGCTCCTCATTCCAGTACAAGCTTTAAATCATTAGCAAAAAATTCAAGTGGAAAGCTAAGTTGGCAGATCATCAATGACTATGGTGGTGTCAGTAAAACCTATACCGGAAGCCTCTAA
- a CDS encoding fimbrial protein → MNYNIYWQKIIYTILLLAFGLLGSTVARADCLFNEIGRIDKTITLPATISVKRNVQPGTSIWDSDWYNAGSTSVRCNEGGNKNRIGYEYPMTSVAGYSGVYATSNSSIGVRVRYSSSTNTSSAALGYYPQVDIPFSPSFLIGTTYTPTFMYRVELVVTDTIQPTAVTIPQSGQFVYYYSSLLTSQLFISGTTNIAVQSLTCNTTTPNVPVSLGDVYAGTLNQTGPTTTENTFNVDFNCTGNESAKISAKLEGAQSTGVSDDSVLALTNEGAPGVASGLGVQILYNSQPLRLNQPIELVNSALTTERVTFKTRYYQTQTKVMPGQANSVAILNVTYQ, encoded by the coding sequence ATGAATTATAATATTTATTGGCAAAAGATAATCTATACCATTTTGCTGTTAGCCTTCGGACTGTTAGGCAGTACAGTGGCCAGAGCCGATTGTTTGTTCAATGAGATTGGCAGGATTGATAAAACCATCACTTTACCAGCGACCATTTCAGTAAAGAGAAATGTTCAGCCTGGAACCAGCATTTGGGATAGTGATTGGTATAACGCAGGTTCTACGTCAGTCAGATGTAATGAAGGTGGAAATAAGAACCGTATCGGTTATGAATACCCAATGACATCGGTTGCTGGTTATAGTGGTGTTTATGCCACCAGCAATTCTTCTATTGGTGTGAGAGTACGTTATTCAAGTAGCACAAATACTTCAAGTGCAGCGTTAGGTTATTATCCTCAAGTTGATATACCGTTTTCTCCCAGTTTTCTTATTGGTACAACCTATACGCCAACATTTATGTACCGGGTAGAGCTGGTCGTCACTGATACTATTCAACCAACAGCCGTTACTATTCCTCAATCAGGGCAGTTTGTTTATTACTACAGTAGCTTATTAACATCACAACTTTTTATTTCGGGCACAACGAATATTGCCGTGCAATCTTTAACCTGCAATACCACAACGCCTAACGTTCCGGTTTCACTTGGTGATGTTTATGCGGGAACACTTAACCAAACCGGGCCGACAACCACTGAAAATACATTTAATGTTGATTTTAATTGTACCGGAAATGAAAGCGCTAAAATTTCCGCGAAGCTCGAAGGTGCACAAAGTACAGGTGTGAGTGATGACAGTGTATTAGCATTAACCAATGAAGGTGCACCGGGTGTAGCCAGTGGTCTTGGTGTTCAAATACTTTATAACTCACAACCGTTAAGGCTTAATCAGCCAATTGAGCTGGTAAACTCGGCGTTAACTACGGAGCGAGTTACATTTAAAACTCGTTATTATCAGACTCAAACCAAAGTCATGCCGGGACAGGCAAATAGTGTAGCTATCCTGAATGTTACCTATCAATAA